A single genomic interval of Noviherbaspirillum cavernae harbors:
- a CDS encoding SDR family oxidoreductase → MQKVALVTGSAKRIGRAIALALAQRGWDVVVHYGQSIDDALATVREIESRGRRAVALQCDLASEAEVRTLLPRAATALDCRISCVVNNASLFEQDSTADFSLAGLDAHMHANLAAPILLAQALHDATPAGQQAVVVNLLDQKLFNLNPDFLSYTLSKAALHTATTMLAQALAPKVRVVGVAPGITMVSGDQTAEGFSKAHAVTPLGRSSTPDDVAGAVCFAAESPAITGTTLVVDGGQHLIPLQRDVMFVAK, encoded by the coding sequence ATGCAAAAAGTTGCCCTCGTTACCGGTTCGGCCAAACGCATCGGCCGCGCCATCGCGCTCGCACTGGCGCAGCGCGGCTGGGATGTGGTCGTGCATTACGGGCAATCCATCGATGACGCGCTGGCAACGGTGCGCGAGATCGAATCCCGGGGACGCCGCGCCGTCGCACTGCAATGCGACCTGGCCAGCGAGGCGGAAGTCAGAACATTGCTGCCGCGCGCAGCGACGGCGCTCGACTGCCGCATCAGCTGCGTGGTCAATAATGCATCGCTGTTCGAACAGGACAGCACGGCGGATTTTTCGCTGGCCGGACTGGATGCGCACATGCATGCCAATCTGGCAGCACCAATTCTTCTCGCGCAGGCACTGCACGATGCCACACCTGCGGGGCAGCAGGCAGTGGTCGTGAATCTGCTCGACCAGAAACTGTTCAACCTCAACCCCGATTTTCTGTCATACACCTTGTCGAAGGCGGCATTGCACACCGCAACCACCATGCTGGCGCAGGCGCTGGCGCCGAAGGTGCGCGTGGTCGGCGTGGCGCCCGGCATCACAATGGTGTCGGGCGACCAGACTGCGGAAGGTTTTTCCAAGGCGCATGCCGTCACGCCGCTGGGACGCTCCAGCACGCCGGATGATGTGGCGGGCGCCGTGTGCTTTGCCGCAGAATCCCCCGCCATCACCGGCACCACGCTCGTCGTCGATGGCGGCCAGCATTTGATTCCCCTGCAGCGCGACGTGATGTTCGTCGCGAAATGA
- a CDS encoding dihydroneopterin aldolase, which translates to MLSSLSYPGLADCRRLFLRNYEVQINIGVHEFEKKGEQRVLINVDLFIPLAMSTPKDDHLHEVVDYDFMRDTVAKRMAEGHIHLQETLCDDVARAMLAHPKVRAVRVSTEKPDVYPDCDSVGVEVFRIKD; encoded by the coding sequence ATGCTCTCTTCCCTCTCCTACCCCGGTCTTGCCGATTGCCGCCGCCTGTTTCTCCGCAACTACGAGGTGCAGATCAATATCGGCGTGCACGAATTCGAAAAGAAAGGCGAACAGCGCGTACTGATCAATGTCGATCTGTTCATTCCGCTCGCAATGTCGACGCCGAAGGACGATCATCTGCATGAAGTGGTCGATTACGACTTCATGCGCGACACCGTCGCCAAGCGCATGGCGGAGGGCCATATTCATTTGCAGGAAACGCTGTGCGACGACGTCGCCCGCGCCATGCTCGCGCATCCGAAAGTGCGCGCGGTGCGCGTCTCCACCGAGAAGCCGGATGTCTATCCCGATTGCGACTCGGTCGGCGTCGAGGTGTTTCGCATCAAGGATTGA
- the ttcA gene encoding tRNA 2-thiocytidine(32) synthetase TtcA — MNDAAAATIEPVDLKKAEKIAYENNKLHKRLCRQVGQAIGDFNMIEDGDKVMVCLSGGKDSYGLLDILLTLRERAPIHFDIIAVNLDQKQPNFPAHVLPEYLTKLGVPFHIENQDTYSIVKRVVPEGKTTCALCSRLRRGILYRVAGELGATKIALGHHRDDILETFFLNMFFGAKLKGMPPKLQSDDGKNIVIRPLAYVKEADMERYAQVKQFPIIPCDLCGSQENLQRKQIKAMLREWERKFPGRVENIFSALSTVTPSHLMDRNLFGFAELKATGEASAQGDIAFDEEPCAPPTAPNVIRFDGFGDLPD; from the coding sequence ATGAATGACGCGGCAGCTGCAACGATCGAGCCGGTCGATCTGAAGAAGGCGGAAAAGATCGCCTACGAAAACAACAAGCTGCACAAGCGGTTGTGCCGCCAGGTCGGCCAGGCAATCGGCGACTTCAACATGATCGAGGATGGCGACAAGGTGATGGTGTGCCTGTCCGGCGGGAAGGACAGCTACGGCCTGCTCGACATCCTGCTCACGCTGCGCGAGCGCGCGCCGATCCATTTCGACATCATCGCCGTCAATCTGGACCAGAAGCAGCCGAATTTCCCGGCGCATGTGCTACCGGAATATCTGACGAAGCTCGGCGTGCCCTTCCATATTGAAAACCAGGATACTTACAGCATCGTCAAGCGCGTCGTTCCGGAAGGCAAAACCACCTGCGCGCTATGCTCGCGGCTGCGACGCGGCATTCTCTACCGCGTCGCCGGCGAACTCGGCGCGACCAAGATCGCGCTCGGCCATCACCGCGACGACATCCTCGAAACCTTCTTCCTCAACATGTTCTTCGGCGCAAAACTGAAAGGCATGCCGCCCAAGCTGCAATCCGACGACGGCAAGAACATCGTGATCCGTCCGCTCGCCTACGTGAAGGAAGCGGACATGGAACGCTATGCGCAGGTGAAGCAGTTCCCGATCATCCCGTGTGACCTGTGCGGCAGCCAGGAAAACCTGCAACGCAAGCAGATCAAGGCCATGCTGCGCGAGTGGGAAAGGAAATTCCCGGGCCGGGTCGAGAATATTTTCTCGGCACTATCGACAGTCACGCCCTCGCATTTGATGGACCGGAATCTGTTCGGGTTTGCAGAGTTGAAGGCGACGGGCGAGGCATCGGCGCAGGGGGATATCGCGTTCGATGAGGAGCCGTGCGCGCCGCCAACCGCACCCAATGTCATCCGTTTCGATGGCTTCGGCGATCTGCCCGATTGA
- a CDS encoding DUF6279 family lipoprotein translates to MRSSRAFSSRAGIFVLACLLVGCSAVRLGYSNGETVVYWWLNSYVDFESDQTPWVKRHISHLFDWHRKTQLDDYAKLLTQTQQQLQRKVTPADVAADYDALKKRMLIVIDKAIPELTDLALSLQPQQIAQIEKKFESNNEKYRKEYLQGDLEQRQHVRYKKVMKQAEYWFGNFSAEQEARIRAASDARPANFEAHMAGRMRRQQEMVALLRKIQVEKPKHETAMRMLRTYVTATMVHFGDEKQKAVADAYADSTVQLSVMIINMATPQQTANAMTRLQKWIDDCRSMAGKEG, encoded by the coding sequence ATGCGCTCATCCCGTGCTTTTTCTTCGAGGGCAGGCATTTTCGTGCTCGCATGCCTGCTGGTTGGCTGCAGCGCGGTGCGGCTTGGCTACAGCAACGGCGAGACGGTGGTGTATTGGTGGCTGAATAGCTATGTCGATTTTGAAAGCGATCAGACCCCTTGGGTCAAGCGGCACATCAGCCACTTGTTCGACTGGCATCGCAAGACGCAGCTCGACGATTACGCGAAGTTGCTGACGCAGACGCAACAACAGTTGCAGCGCAAGGTGACGCCGGCTGACGTGGCGGCTGATTACGATGCCCTCAAGAAGCGCATGCTGATTGTGATCGATAAGGCGATTCCCGAATTGACCGATCTGGCCTTGTCGCTGCAACCGCAGCAGATTGCCCAGATCGAGAAAAAATTCGAATCCAACAACGAAAAATATCGTAAAGAGTATTTGCAGGGCGATCTTGAGCAGCGTCAACACGTCCGATACAAGAAAGTCATGAAGCAGGCCGAGTACTGGTTCGGCAACTTCAGCGCCGAGCAGGAAGCGCGCATTCGTGCTGCGTCCGATGCACGGCCCGCGAATTTCGAAGCGCACATGGCGGGACGGATGCGCCGCCAGCAGGAGATGGTCGCGCTGCTAAGAAAAATCCAGGTAGAAAAGCCGAAGCACGAGACGGCGATGCGCATGCTGCGTACTTATGTGACGGCGACGATGGTTCATTTCGGGGATGAGAAACAGAAGGCGGTGGCCGATGCCTACGCCGACAGTACGGTTCAACTGTCTGTAATGATTATCAACATGGCGACGCCCCAGCAGACGGCGAATGCGATGACGCGGTTGCAGAAATGGATTGACGATTGCCGCTCGATGGCAGGGAAAGAAGGCTAG
- the glmU gene encoding bifunctional UDP-N-acetylglucosamine diphosphorylase/glucosamine-1-phosphate N-acetyltransferase GlmU, protein MNVVILAAGMGKRMQSALPKVLHPLAGKPLLSHVIDTARALSPSNLCIIYGHGGEAVPETVKASDLAFAKQEPQLGTGHAVMQAIPHLDNHVPTLVLYGDVPLTTTHSLQQLLDSAGREKLAILTVELENPTGYGRIVREHGNIARIVEQKDATDTERAIREVNTGIMVAPTAALKRWLTTLSNDNAQGEYYLTDIVARAVADGVPVVSAQPSAVWETLGVNSKVQLAELERIHQNNIANQLLEQGVTLADPARLDVRGTLTCGRDVAIDVNCVFEGKVELEDGVTIGAHCVIRNARIAKGANIKPFCHIEDAVVGAQSVIGPYARLRPGTELAEDVHIGNFVEVKNSQIAAHSKANHLAYVGDATVGSRVNIGAGTITCNYDGANKFRTVIEDDAFIGSDTQLVAPVRVGRGATLGAGTTLTKDAPEGKLTVSRSKQMTIEGWQRPVKLKK, encoded by the coding sequence ATGAACGTTGTCATTCTCGCCGCCGGCATGGGAAAGCGCATGCAGTCTGCGCTGCCGAAGGTACTGCATCCGCTGGCCGGCAAGCCTTTGTTGTCGCATGTCATCGATACCGCACGTGCCCTGTCTCCTTCAAATTTATGCATCATCTACGGTCATGGAGGTGAGGCCGTTCCCGAAACTGTCAAGGCTTCGGATCTCGCTTTTGCCAAACAGGAGCCGCAACTCGGCACCGGCCATGCCGTCATGCAAGCGATTCCGCATCTGGACAACCATGTGCCGACCCTCGTGCTGTACGGCGACGTGCCGCTGACGACGACACATTCACTTCAGCAACTCTTGGACAGCGCCGGCCGCGAAAAGTTAGCGATCCTCACTGTTGAATTGGAGAATCCCACCGGCTACGGCCGCATCGTGCGCGAACACGGCAACATCGCGCGCATCGTCGAACAGAAGGATGCCACCGATACCGAGCGCGCCATCCGCGAAGTCAACACCGGCATCATGGTCGCACCGACCGCCGCGCTCAAGCGCTGGCTGACTACGCTGTCGAACGACAATGCGCAAGGCGAGTATTACCTCACCGATATCGTCGCGCGCGCGGTGGCCGACGGCGTGCCGGTCGTTTCCGCGCAGCCATCGGCAGTGTGGGAAACGCTGGGCGTCAACAGCAAGGTGCAGCTGGCCGAACTGGAACGCATCCATCAGAACAACATCGCCAACCAGTTGCTGGAACAGGGCGTGACGCTGGCCGATCCGGCGCGTCTCGATGTGCGCGGCACGCTGACCTGCGGCCGCGACGTCGCGATCGACGTCAACTGCGTGTTCGAAGGCAAGGTCGAGCTGGAAGACGGCGTGACGATCGGTGCGCACTGCGTGATCCGGAATGCGCGCATCGCGAAAGGTGCGAACATCAAGCCGTTCTGCCATATCGAGGACGCCGTGGTCGGCGCGCAATCCGTCATCGGTCCGTATGCGCGCCTGCGCCCCGGCACCGAGCTTGCGGAAGACGTCCACATCGGCAACTTCGTCGAAGTGAAGAACAGCCAGATCGCCGCGCACAGCAAGGCCAACCATCTGGCCTATGTGGGTGATGCGACAGTCGGCTCGCGCGTCAACATCGGCGCCGGCACGATTACCTGCAACTACGATGGCGCGAACAAGTTCCGCACCGTCATCGAAGACGACGCCTTTATCGGCAGCGACACGCAGCTGGTCGCCCCGGTGCGCGTCGGCAGGGGCGCAACGCTGGGTGCGGGCACCACGCTGACCAAGGATGCACCGGAAGGCAAGCTGACCGTTTCGCGCAGCAAGCAAATGACCATCGAAGGCTGGCAACGGCCCGTCAAACTCAAGAAATAA
- the glmS gene encoding glutamine--fructose-6-phosphate transaminase (isomerizing), with protein sequence MCGIVGAVAQRNIVPILLEGLRRLEYRGYDSCGVAVHNGGLQRARSVSRVAELDMQIAQSGFEGTTGISHTRWATHGAPATNNAHPHFSPNRNGDQTVALVHNGIIENYEEIRSELKALGYQFESQTDTEVIAHLVNHMYDGDLFRTVQKAVKRLHGAFAIAVFCKDEPHRVVGARLGCPLLIGLGNGENFLASDAMALAGTTDQIIYLEEGDVVDVQLNSVKITDRNDIPVERPVNTVHAYSGAIDLGPYRHYMQKEIFEQPRAITDTLQGIEGFVPSLFGDKAATVFERINAIQVLACGTSYYSAMTAKYWLESIAGIPTNVEIASEYRYRTPAVNPDALVVVVSQSGETADTLAALKYAKELGHKHSLAICNVGTSAMVRETELSYLTRAGVEIGVASTKAFTTQLTALFLLTMTLAKMRGRLTPEQEHQHLKNLRHLPNALQSVLALEPNIIAWAESFARKENALFLGRGLHYPIALEGALKLKEISYIHAEAYPAGELKHGPLALVTEEMPVVTVAPNDALIEKLKSNMQEVRARGGQLYVFADSDSHLASSEGVHVIRLPEHYGELSPILHVVPLQLLAYHTALARGTDVDKPRNLAKSVTVE encoded by the coding sequence ATGTGCGGCATTGTCGGCGCGGTTGCGCAACGTAATATTGTTCCCATCCTGCTCGAAGGCCTGCGGCGACTCGAATACCGCGGCTACGATTCCTGCGGCGTCGCCGTGCACAACGGCGGATTGCAGCGCGCGCGCAGCGTCTCGCGCGTGGCGGAACTGGACATGCAGATTGCGCAATCGGGCTTCGAAGGCACGACCGGCATCTCGCACACGCGCTGGGCGACGCACGGTGCGCCGGCGACCAACAATGCTCACCCGCATTTCTCGCCGAACCGCAACGGCGACCAGACCGTCGCGCTGGTGCATAACGGCATCATCGAAAACTACGAGGAAATCCGCAGCGAACTGAAGGCGCTCGGCTACCAGTTCGAGTCGCAGACCGATACCGAGGTGATCGCGCACCTCGTCAACCACATGTACGACGGCGACCTGTTCCGCACCGTGCAGAAGGCGGTCAAGCGCCTGCACGGCGCATTCGCCATCGCGGTGTTCTGCAAGGACGAGCCGCATCGCGTGGTCGGCGCACGCCTCGGCTGCCCGCTGCTGATCGGACTCGGCAATGGCGAAAACTTCCTCGCCTCGGACGCGATGGCGCTGGCCGGCACCACCGACCAGATCATCTACCTCGAAGAAGGCGACGTCGTCGATGTGCAGCTGAATTCAGTCAAGATCACCGACAGGAACGACATCCCGGTCGAGCGTCCGGTCAACACCGTGCACGCCTATTCCGGCGCGATCGACCTCGGCCCGTACCGCCACTACATGCAGAAGGAAATCTTCGAGCAGCCGCGCGCCATCACCGACACGCTGCAAGGCATCGAAGGCTTCGTGCCCAGCCTGTTCGGCGACAAGGCCGCCACCGTATTCGAGCGCATCAATGCGATCCAGGTGCTGGCCTGCGGCACCAGCTACTACTCCGCGATGACGGCGAAGTACTGGCTCGAATCCATCGCCGGCATCCCGACCAATGTCGAGATCGCCAGCGAATATCGCTACCGCACACCGGCGGTGAACCCCGACGCGCTCGTCGTCGTCGTTTCGCAATCGGGAGAAACCGCCGACACACTGGCCGCGCTCAAGTACGCCAAGGAACTCGGCCACAAGCATTCGCTCGCGATCTGCAACGTCGGCACCTCGGCGATGGTGCGCGAAACAGAGCTGTCCTACCTGACCCGCGCCGGTGTCGAAATCGGCGTCGCCTCGACCAAAGCATTCACCACGCAACTGACCGCGCTGTTCCTGCTGACCATGACGCTGGCAAAGATGCGCGGCCGCCTGACGCCGGAGCAGGAACATCAACACCTGAAGAACCTGCGCCACCTACCGAACGCGCTGCAAAGCGTGCTCGCGCTGGAACCGAACATCATCGCCTGGGCCGAGAGCTTCGCGCGCAAGGAAAACGCGCTCTTCCTCGGGCGCGGCCTGCACTACCCGATCGCGCTGGAGGGCGCGCTGAAGCTGAAGGAGATTTCCTACATTCACGCCGAAGCGTATCCGGCGGGCGAGCTGAAGCACGGCCCGCTCGCACTGGTGACGGAGGAAATGCCGGTCGTCACCGTCGCGCCGAACGACGCGCTGATCGAAAAGCTGAAGTCCAACATGCAGGAAGTCCGCGCGCGCGGCGGTCAGCTCTATGTCTTCGCTGACTCCGATTCGCACCTCGCCTCGAGCGAAGGCGTGCACGTGATCCGCCTGCCGGAACACTATGGCGAGCTGTCGCCGATCCTGCACGTGGTGCCGCTGCAATTGCTGGCGTATCACACCGCGCTGGCACGCGGCACCGATGTGGACAAACCGCGCAATCTGGCGAAGTCGGTCACGGTGGAGTAA
- a CDS encoding DCC1-like thiol-disulfide oxidoreductase family protein, whose protein sequence is MNKDNYILYDGDCPFCSNFVKLVQLKKAVGPVSLLNIRENADLAEHYSDKGYNLDQGMLLHLDGNDYWGADCMNRIALLSSESDIFNKLNAAVFRHKRLSKLLYPVLRTGRNMTLRLMGRNRIA, encoded by the coding sequence ATGAACAAAGACAACTATATTTTGTATGACGGCGACTGTCCGTTCTGCTCCAATTTCGTCAAGTTGGTGCAGCTTAAAAAGGCGGTCGGTCCAGTTTCGCTTCTCAATATTCGAGAAAATGCAGACTTGGCTGAGCACTATAGCGACAAGGGTTACAACCTGGATCAGGGTATGCTCTTGCACCTCGACGGCAACGACTATTGGGGCGCGGATTGCATGAATCGTATAGCGCTGCTCAGTTCGGAAAGCGATATCTTCAACAAATTGAACGCGGCAGTTTTCAGGCACAAGCGTCTGTCAAAACTTCTTTATCCGGTATTGCGCACCGGACGGAACATGACGTTGCGGCTGATGGGGCGCAACAGAATAGCCTGA
- a CDS encoding DUF3703 domain-containing protein — protein sequence MKPELRQAFDAEMAAGVHHYDKGQLDQAFKHFEVAHVSGQRYVAPHVATHWWMLKIGIKRHSPVEVLGQAVRIVLGALGSAVGIVPVGNTGGTNISMFKRLPIDRAIRDLVD from the coding sequence ATGAAACCGGAATTGAGACAAGCATTCGATGCCGAAATGGCAGCGGGTGTCCACCATTACGACAAAGGTCAGTTGGATCAGGCGTTCAAACATTTTGAGGTCGCACATGTGTCGGGTCAGCGATATGTGGCCCCGCATGTTGCGACACATTGGTGGATGCTCAAGATAGGGATAAAGCGACACTCCCCAGTCGAGGTCCTTGGCCAAGCGGTACGTATTGTTCTTGGCGCTCTTGGTTCTGCGGTTGGAATTGTCCCTGTGGGTAACACCGGCGGGACCAATATCAGCATGTTTAAGCGATTGCCGATTGACCGCGCTATTCGCGATTTGGTGGACTGA
- a CDS encoding cation transporter — MSACCSGGCSSEKPPVDPAYRRILWVALTVNAGMFGVELFSGWAAGSVSLLADAVDFFGDAANYAVSLFVLGLAPVWRSRTALIKGLTMGSYGVFVLGAAVWNLVSGTVPEHMTMGTIGFIALLANLLVAVLLYAYRNGDSNMRSVWLCTRNDAIGNVAVMLAALGVFGTGAGWPDIVVASIMGILGLSAARTVIAQARRELKAEAVPVPAQPQTTTIELKRR; from the coding sequence ATGTCTGCTTGCTGCTCCGGGGGTTGCTCCTCCGAAAAACCACCTGTTGACCCTGCGTACCGCCGTATCCTCTGGGTTGCACTGACGGTCAATGCCGGGATGTTCGGCGTCGAGCTGTTCAGTGGCTGGGCCGCCGGGTCAGTTTCCCTCTTGGCTGACGCCGTTGACTTCTTCGGCGATGCAGCCAACTATGCCGTGTCGCTATTCGTCTTAGGGCTGGCTCCTGTTTGGCGTTCACGCACAGCTCTGATAAAGGGGCTGACGATGGGCAGCTACGGCGTCTTCGTACTTGGAGCTGCGGTTTGGAACCTGGTGTCCGGCACCGTACCGGAACATATGACCATGGGTACCATTGGGTTCATTGCGCTCTTGGCAAACCTGCTGGTTGCGGTCCTCTTGTACGCATATCGGAATGGTGATTCGAACATGCGTTCGGTTTGGCTCTGCACCCGAAACGACGCAATTGGCAACGTTGCAGTCATGCTGGCAGCGTTGGGCGTGTTCGGTACCGGCGCTGGCTGGCCGGACATTGTCGTGGCGAGCATTATGGGAATTCTCGGCTTGTCCGCAGCACGTACCGTGATTGCACAGGCACGCCGCGAACTCAAGGCGGAAGCGGTGCCGGTTCCTGCCCAGCCACAGACAACCACGATTGAGCTTAAGCGGCGCTGA
- a CDS encoding DsbA family protein — translation MKKRTIFIGTVVLLAIAFALGTSFYKTQKTEQATQATAQNKEALVRFHSPTLGNANAPVHIVEFLDPACESCRAFYPFVKEIMASNPDKIRLTIRYAPFHKGADEVVKVLEAARKQGKYWETLEALLVAQPQWAPDHSAHLDLVWPHLNGLSLDIERLKEDMKSPDITKLIQQDLEDVKTLNVRGTPEFFVNGRPLPSFGPDQLQKLVEVELSRTN, via the coding sequence GTGAAAAAACGAACAATCTTTATCGGTACCGTAGTCCTGCTCGCGATTGCCTTCGCGCTCGGAACAAGCTTCTACAAAACTCAGAAGACCGAGCAAGCAACTCAGGCGACCGCCCAGAACAAGGAAGCGCTCGTGCGCTTCCATTCGCCGACTCTGGGCAACGCGAATGCACCGGTCCACATTGTCGAGTTCCTGGACCCGGCATGCGAATCCTGTCGTGCGTTCTATCCGTTCGTCAAAGAGATAATGGCGTCGAATCCGGACAAGATTCGACTGACCATCCGGTATGCACCGTTTCACAAGGGAGCCGATGAGGTTGTGAAGGTACTCGAGGCAGCACGGAAACAGGGTAAGTACTGGGAAACGCTTGAAGCACTGCTTGTCGCACAACCACAATGGGCGCCCGACCATTCTGCTCACCTGGACCTCGTGTGGCCCCATCTGAACGGTTTAAGCCTCGATATAGAGCGTTTGAAGGAGGACATGAAATCTCCCGACATTACGAAGCTGATTCAGCAAGACCTTGAGGACGTGAAAACACTCAACGTGCGGGGAACGCCGGAATTCTTCGTAAATGGCCGGCCGTTGCCTTCCTTTGGGCCGGACCAATTGCAGAAACTGGTCGAAGTGGAGCTTTCGAGAACAAATTAG
- a CDS encoding disulfide bond formation protein B, with product MDTTKDTVWPLVFACWLVATASTLGAIFLGEVMGLTPCILCWYQRICMFPLVLVLAGALFPLDTRVVRYAFPLAFAGLGIAVFHLLVSEGIVSEAVTPCTPGVPCSQQLIEWFGFLTIPMLSVAAFLIINAMLIAIYFKAFK from the coding sequence ATGGATACAACAAAAGATACCGTGTGGCCCCTGGTTTTCGCCTGCTGGCTTGTCGCCACGGCGTCTACTCTAGGAGCCATCTTCCTGGGTGAGGTGATGGGGCTAACACCTTGCATCTTGTGCTGGTACCAGCGCATCTGCATGTTCCCGCTGGTGCTCGTACTAGCAGGTGCGCTCTTTCCACTCGATACGCGGGTAGTGCGTTACGCATTCCCCCTTGCGTTTGCAGGTTTGGGAATCGCAGTGTTCCATCTTCTTGTGTCAGAGGGCATCGTCTCGGAGGCTGTCACTCCCTGCACGCCAGGCGTTCCCTGTTCGCAGCAGCTCATCGAGTGGTTCGGTTTCCTGACGATTCCGATGCTGTCTGTCGCGGCATTCCTCATTATCAACGCGATGCTTATCGCTATCTACTTCAAGGCTTTCAAGTGA
- a CDS encoding SCO family protein has translation MKKLRYLAAGLLMAAALLGCDKANAPQEMFGTVDITGGSWGNNFQLTDHNGQARNIADFKGKAVVLFFGYTNCPDVCPTTMVKLASVMEKLGKDANRVQVLMVTLDPRRDTPELLKKYVPAFHPSFLGLTGDEQQVENTAKEFKVIRVLQKADENGFYSVDHSGGSYVFDPEGRLRLFVKDADSADIIAQDLKTLLKA, from the coding sequence ATGAAAAAACTTCGATACCTGGCCGCCGGGCTGCTGATGGCCGCTGCTCTACTCGGGTGCGACAAAGCAAACGCACCGCAGGAGATGTTCGGAACCGTGGACATAACGGGCGGTTCGTGGGGCAACAATTTCCAACTGACCGACCACAACGGACAGGCGCGCAATATTGCGGATTTCAAGGGAAAGGCTGTTGTGCTGTTCTTCGGCTACACCAACTGCCCGGATGTCTGCCCAACCACCATGGTCAAGCTCGCTTCAGTGATGGAGAAGCTCGGAAAGGATGCAAACCGCGTTCAGGTACTGATGGTCACTTTGGACCCCAGGCGCGATACACCTGAACTCCTGAAAAAGTACGTGCCGGCCTTTCATCCATCGTTCCTTGGACTAACAGGGGATGAGCAGCAGGTGGAAAACACCGCAAAAGAGTTCAAGGTCATCCGAGTGCTGCAGAAGGCCGATGAGAACGGGTTCTACTCGGTAGACCATTCGGGTGGCAGCTATGTGTTCGACCCCGAAGGGCGCCTGCGCTTGTTCGTCAAGGACGCAGACTCTGCTGACATCATCGCCCAGGACCTGAAGACGCTGCTCAAGGCATAA
- a CDS encoding copper chaperone PCu(A)C → MKNLVFASILAAIAPIAFADITINEPWARATVPGQPVGAVYMKISSPAAVSLVDVQTDVAKDVQVHTMKMENGVMKMRDHGQLEVPAGQTVELAPGGVHLMLLGLKKPLVAGEPVTVKMTFQDAKNTRSTSTVTVPIRAIGK, encoded by the coding sequence ATGAAAAACCTAGTGTTTGCTTCAATCCTTGCGGCCATTGCTCCCATTGCATTCGCAGATATCACCATCAACGAACCCTGGGCACGCGCGACGGTACCCGGACAGCCGGTCGGCGCCGTCTACATGAAAATCAGTAGTCCGGCTGCGGTCAGCTTGGTCGACGTCCAGACCGACGTTGCAAAGGATGTCCAAGTGCACACCATGAAGATGGAAAATGGCGTGATGAAGATGCGCGACCACGGACAACTGGAAGTGCCCGCAGGTCAGACTGTCGAACTGGCGCCAGGAGGGGTGCACCTGATGCTGTTAGGCCTGAAAAAACCGCTGGTAGCTGGAGAACCAGTCACCGTGAAGATGACGTTCCAGGACGCCAAAAACACCAGGAGCACGTCGACGGTCACGGTTCCCATCCGCGCTATCGGCAAGTAA
- a CDS encoding DUF2946 domain-containing protein, with translation MRMNRTARVVTAWIACFAILLVALAPSISHAFASKRASSKEWTEICTSTGVKQVEVTVGKSAEPFDPSEHDQHSEDCPFCRTQADSVGPPPTTVTVVFGPDTSLSYPFLFYQAPRPLFTWAPAQSRAPPLNS, from the coding sequence ATGCGAATGAACCGGACAGCAAGAGTTGTGACTGCATGGATTGCATGCTTTGCAATCCTGCTGGTCGCGCTTGCGCCGTCGATTTCTCATGCGTTCGCCTCAAAAAGGGCTTCCTCGAAGGAGTGGACAGAGATTTGCACGTCGACCGGCGTCAAGCAGGTCGAGGTGACAGTAGGCAAGAGTGCCGAGCCGTTCGATCCGAGCGAGCACGACCAACACTCTGAGGATTGTCCATTCTGCAGGACACAAGCTGATTCCGTAGGTCCACCTCCAACGACCGTTACCGTCGTTTTCGGTCCGGACACCTCTCTCTCATATCCATTTCTCTTCTACCAGGCTCCCCGTCCACTATTCACCTGGGCGCCGGCGCAATCTCGCGCTCCACCTCTCAATTCCTGA
- a CDS encoding MerR family DNA-binding protein — MSVFYPSPSRPLATPLVSPNREYRGEHLERLQFIRHCRSLQLGLPEIRVLLDLKVNPSSGC, encoded by the coding sequence ATGTCGGTATTTTATCCGAGTCCTTCGCGCCCCTTGGCGACGCCATTGGTGTCCCCCAATCGCGAATACCGAGGCGAGCATCTCGAACGTCTCCAGTTCATTCGGCATTGCCGCTCGCTGCAACTGGGCCTGCCTGAAATCCGCGTGCTTCTTGATTTGAAGGTCAACCCTTCTTCCGGCTGTTAA